The Rhopalosiphum maidis isolate BTI-1 chromosome 1, ASM367621v3, whole genome shotgun sequence genome has a segment encoding these proteins:
- the LOC113560894 gene encoding fatty acyl-CoA reductase wat-like codes for MPADIATMDNFDLNSQNTTHDMSEIQSFYDGMTVFLTGATGFVGNLILEKLIRTCSGVKRIYVLIREKKGKTTEDRFKELFNDPVFELMKKQQPNYLEKITAVIGDCCLPNLGIDVQYMNILKNEVNIVIHSAATVRFDEHLRKAVNINIIALQDMLKMSQEMSNLKAFVHISTAYSNCAGRKVVDEVFYKPPISGDNLLQLVNSLDDDYIERITPSILKEWPNTYAMTKAIAEGEILTYGKGLPIGVIRPSMIVATDDEPVSGWINNFYGPTGVVAATGIGLMRCMCADPKQIADIIPGDFVSNAVVASAWDIHNEWQNHKSANGLNKENHEPKVYNIVSSSSNPLSWGEFSSYNMKFGRNVPSIKAIWPIMLRLSKNKYEYTILCFLLHIVPGYIIDSLAKLTGRKPQLMDGYRKMHKFSEVISYFSLQSWTFHDDNTKSLVKKMSKLDQSLFKFDMSKLSWNEYFKKHVLGIRLYIIKDTIDSVPEAVKRTKKLYMIHYTLMSILVALLILIVYGLFILFV; via the exons aacttGTTCAGGAGTTAAAAGAATTTATGTCTTGATTAGAGAGAAAAAAGGAAAAACTACAGAAGATAGGTTTAAAGAGCTCTTTAATGACCCG gtatttgaattaatgaaaaaacaacaacCCAATTATTTGGAAAAGATCACAGCAGTTATCGGTGATTGTTGTTTACCGAATTTAGGGATAGATGTGCaatacatgaatattttaaaaaatgag GTTAACATTGTTATACACTCGGCCGCCACAGTAAGATTTGACGAACATTTAAGAAAAGCCGTTAACATCAATATAATTGCCTTACAAGATATGCTGAAAATGAGCCAAGAAAtgtcaaacttaaag GCTTTTGTCCACATTTCTACAGCTTACTCGAATTGCGCCGGGAGAAAAGTCGTTGATGAGGTATTCTACAAACCACCAATATCTGGAGATAATTTGTTACAGCTCGTAAACAGTCTTGACGATGATTACATCGAAAGAATTACTCCTTC AATATTGAAAGAGTGGCCAAACACGTATGCAATGACAAAAGCTATTGCCGAAGGCGAAATTTTAACATACGGCAAAGGGTTGCCCATTGGAGTGATAAGGCCATCGATGA TTGTCGCCACCGACGACGAACCTGTCTCCGGGTGGATCAACAACTTTTACGGACCAACGGGAGTCGTAGCGGCCACCGGTATTGGTCTCATGCGGTGCATGTGTGCCGATCCCAAACAAATAGCTGACATCATACCTGGTGATTTTGTTAGCAACGCTGTTGTGGCCTCCGCCTGGGACATCCACAATGAATG GCAAAATCATAAAAGCGCCAACGGGTTGAATAAAGAAAATCATGAGCCAAAAGTTTACAATATCGTTTCTTCGAGCTCTAATCCCTTGTCATGGGGAGAATTTTCATCATACAACATGAAATTTGGACGAAATGTGCCCTCTATAAAAGCG atctGGCCAATTATGTTGAGACTAtccaaaaacaaatatgaatatacaatCTTATGTTTTCTTCTTCATATTGTACCTGGTTATATTATCGATTCCTTAGCCAAGCTCACGGGAAGAAAGCCACA ATTAATGGACGGATATagaaaaatgcataaattCTCTGAAGTTATATCGTACTTCAGTCTACAATCGTGGACGTTTCACGATGATAACACAAAATCGCTGGTAAAAAAGATGTCTAAATTAGACCAGTCACTATTCAAGTTCGACATGTCTAAATTAAGCTGGAATGAGTATTTCAAAAAACACGTTTTGGGAATTAGATTGTACATCATAAAAGATACAATAGACTCGGTGCCGGAAGCAGTAAAACGAACTAAAAA ATTGTACATGATTCACTACACGTTAATGTCTATATTGGTggcattattgattttaatagtgTATGGGCTGTTCATACTATTCGTGTAG